From Deinococcus sp. KSM4-11, a single genomic window includes:
- a CDS encoding helix-turn-helix domain-containing protein, with protein MPRTSRPFSPLRAVFGARYRAARKTRGLTLDDVAHAAQIDWSYLAQLERGQRNVGIDVMDALARAIGVPLHELLVPEEGVGEE; from the coding sequence GTGCCACGCACCAGCCGACCCTTCAGTCCCCTACGCGCCGTCTTCGGCGCGCGGTATCGCGCGGCCCGGAAAACGCGAGGCCTGACGCTTGATGACGTCGCCCATGCCGCTCAGATCGACTGGTCGTACCTCGCGCAGCTGGAACGAGGCCAGCGTAACGTTGGCATTGACGTCATGGACGCCCTAGCCCGGGCCATAGGGGTACCACTGCATGAACTGCTAGTGCCGGAGGAAGGAGTCGGTGAGGAGTGA
- a CDS encoding helix-turn-helix transcriptional regulator, translated as MVRRPRKVHPPTTEDLAFRLALGQRIRALRVSDYSQDEFADAIDVFRSHMSAIERGKTDLKLSTLRRIASALNLPVDELLRLESTE; from the coding sequence ATGGTTCGCCGACCGCGCAAGGTACATCCGCCCACGACTGAAGATCTGGCTTTCCGTCTGGCGCTGGGACAACGAATCCGGGCATTACGGGTATCCGACTACAGCCAGGATGAGTTCGCAGATGCCATTGATGTTTTCCGCAGTCATATGAGCGCCATCGAACGGGGCAAGACCGATCTTAAACTCTCGACCTTGCGGCGTATTGCCTCAGCGCTGAACCTGCCTGTAGACGAATTGCTCCGTTTGGAATCCACAGAATAA
- a CDS encoding single-stranded DNA-binding protein, which yields MRGINKGLLTASLVRTPITCEVPISGSAATLTVALMTLAVATTRDNGTQSIQYLPFTLIGAQAKNLVDRIAKLPEGPVVLVGTYALEQDRWDDKASGDPRSRLDAKMLHVEIADGPFSFRTDRKGNYILEGGMNSITVGGNTTAEPTVRYAPNGDKIVEVGVALNEVYQKAGQRAEKVTYVRVTAWREQADILEALPKGSPLIVDGALNYENWKDDDGNQRSTLKVEAHRIVVVAKPGAALTPPAHVTPPAIPDNAATASKIPDVASPDQAPEEEDLPF from the coding sequence ATGCGTGGAATCAACAAAGGTCTGCTCACCGCGTCCCTCGTCCGCACGCCCATCACCTGCGAAGTCCCCATCAGTGGCTCCGCCGCCACCCTCACCGTCGCCCTGATGACCCTCGCCGTCGCCACCACCCGCGACAACGGCACCCAGTCCATCCAGTACCTGCCCTTCACCCTCATCGGCGCGCAGGCCAAGAACCTGGTCGACCGCATCGCCAAACTCCCCGAAGGCCCGGTCGTCCTCGTCGGCACCTACGCCCTCGAACAGGACCGCTGGGATGACAAGGCGTCCGGCGATCCCCGCTCCCGCCTCGACGCCAAGATGCTCCACGTCGAGATCGCCGACGGCCCCTTCAGCTTCCGCACCGACCGCAAGGGCAACTACATCCTCGAAGGCGGCATGAACAGCATCACCGTCGGCGGCAACACCACCGCTGAACCCACCGTCCGCTACGCCCCCAACGGGGACAAGATCGTCGAGGTTGGCGTCGCCCTGAACGAGGTCTACCAGAAGGCCGGTCAGCGCGCCGAGAAGGTCACCTACGTCCGCGTGACCGCGTGGCGTGAGCAGGCCGACATCCTCGAAGCGCTGCCCAAGGGCAGCCCGCTGATCGTCGACGGCGCGCTGAACTACGAGAACTGGAAGGACGATGACGGCAACCAGCGCTCCACCCTCAAGGTCGAAGCCCACCGCATCGTCGTCGTCGCCAAGCCCGGCGCCGCCCTCACCCCGCCCGCCCACGTCACCCCGCCCGCCATCCCGGACAACGCCGCGACCGCCTCGAAGATCCCGGACGTCGCCAGCCCCGACCAGGCCCCCGAGGAAGAAGACCTCCCCTTCTGA
- a CDS encoding 3'-5' exonuclease: MGDEHQGVNGFAGADMSGMSRAADLPGTADLRLTVTFRCPQVAVDLAAEFTDDIKAAPGARHGEVVPGSEDERLTWLRPGDLVMARRNAPVVSLALKLASLGVPVEVLGHDLTKLLEGHVGRALAYPFALSEIEGRLSEYGMARLQEHYESGVRGKALRRQLREDADLLACIATVAGEVAWHAEQEGARGTAAGVMAVLGSLLGAKGRAVRLCTIHKAKGLEAERVAVLEAEEVMEAGRQDAQRGDRALAFVALTRTKDVLFLASAETSTPHPEGEGNHETD; encoded by the coding sequence GTGGGCGACGAGCACCAGGGCGTGAACGGCTTCGCGGGTGCGGACATGAGCGGCATGTCGCGCGCGGCCGACCTGCCGGGAACGGCTGACCTGCGGCTCACCGTGACGTTCCGCTGCCCCCAGGTCGCGGTGGATCTCGCGGCCGAGTTCACGGACGACATCAAGGCCGCGCCGGGAGCCAGACATGGAGAAGTGGTGCCCGGGTCGGAGGACGAGCGGCTGACGTGGCTGCGACCGGGGGACCTGGTGATGGCCAGACGCAACGCGCCGGTGGTGAGCCTCGCGCTGAAGCTGGCGTCGCTCGGCGTGCCGGTGGAGGTGCTGGGGCATGACCTGACCAAGCTGCTGGAGGGACATGTCGGTCGGGCCCTGGCGTACCCGTTCGCGCTGTCGGAGATCGAGGGCCGACTGTCGGAGTACGGGATGGCCAGACTCCAGGAGCATTACGAGTCGGGCGTGCGGGGCAAGGCGCTGCGCCGCCAGTTGCGGGAGGACGCGGACCTGCTGGCGTGCATCGCGACGGTGGCGGGCGAGGTGGCGTGGCATGCGGAGCAGGAGGGCGCGCGCGGCACGGCGGCGGGCGTGATGGCGGTGCTGGGCAGTCTGCTTGGCGCGAAGGGCCGGGCGGTGCGGCTGTGCACCATCCACAAGGCCAAGGGACTGGAGGCGGAGCGGGTGGCGGTGCTGGAGGCGGAGGAGGTGATGGAGGCCGGACGGCAGGACGCGCAGCGGGGCGACCGGGCGCTGGCGTTCGTGGCGCTCACGCGGACGAAGGACGTGCTGTTCCTGGCGTCGGCGGAGACCAGCACACCTCACCCCGAGGGGGAAGGCAACCATGAAACCGATTGA
- a CDS encoding AAA family ATPase, translated as MTDALPSPTTSALFAPGEPGAGTLGGVPFDAPGILDTLRNPSARPVVAQACSQFTREQVNSVHHVVNTRGHVVVRSTAGSGKSKLLKVMAEVLPARQRIVAVALNVSIARELKVSLPPDVHASTVHALGSDRVRESCPTEAKFVLWKRKHIIDRLLKERGL; from the coding sequence ATGACTGACGCCCTTCCGTCCCCGACCACGTCCGCCCTGTTCGCGCCGGGAGAGCCCGGCGCGGGCACCCTCGGCGGTGTGCCCTTCGACGCGCCCGGCATCCTCGATACCCTGCGCAACCCGTCCGCCCGTCCGGTGGTCGCCCAGGCCTGCTCGCAGTTCACCCGTGAGCAGGTGAACTCAGTGCACCATGTGGTCAACACGCGGGGGCACGTGGTGGTCCGCTCGACCGCCGGGTCGGGCAAGTCCAAGCTCCTCAAGGTGATGGCTGAGGTGCTTCCCGCCCGGCAGCGGATCGTGGCCGTGGCGCTGAACGTGTCGATCGCCCGGGAGCTGAAGGTCAGCCTGCCCCCGGACGTGCACGCGAGTACCGTCCATGCGCTGGGGTCAGACCGCGTGCGGGAGTCCTGCCCGACCGAGGCGAAGTTCGTCCTGTGGAAACGCAAGCACATCATCGACCGGCTGCTTAAGGAGCGGGGCCTGTAA
- a CDS encoding AAA family ATPase — translation MPLSPPPPMDITTPAEYHAVLKILPDQMRQCVEDNIHVIEEMYLDLGMDFGVKLDGVRVDYPIEVTPGDLLYLLGQLARKFRSDGRQGIDGTLHRISAEFDEDELVISVVIRVARVTAYVAEPLRRYIELATGILAIGPPAVGKTTLLRDIARIRGETLGKGLIIIDSSNEITGDGDRPHPFLRHVRRIKVGDPARQSEKLGRAIRNGGPQEVLLDEVGYNDDVILVARAANLGISAISTLHGRTFRETFDNDMFWPLLGLSKDQTTGLMHRRKSAAFSLAIEVRAKGCYVVHPNVNAAVDALIRGEGADGIRVGNWPELQVAALAS, via the coding sequence ATGCCCCTGTCCCCACCACCGCCGATGGACATCACGACCCCCGCCGAGTACCACGCTGTCCTGAAAATCCTGCCCGATCAGATGCGGCAATGTGTCGAAGACAACATCCATGTGATCGAGGAGATGTACCTCGATCTGGGCATGGACTTCGGCGTCAAACTCGACGGTGTCCGCGTCGATTACCCCATCGAAGTGACGCCCGGCGACCTGCTGTACCTGCTCGGCCAGCTGGCCCGCAAGTTCCGCAGCGACGGCCGCCAGGGCATCGACGGTACCCTGCACCGCATCTCCGCTGAGTTCGACGAAGACGAGCTGGTGATCTCGGTCGTCATCCGCGTGGCCCGGGTCACGGCCTACGTCGCCGAACCCCTGCGCCGCTACATCGAACTGGCCACCGGCATCCTCGCGATCGGCCCGCCCGCCGTGGGCAAAACCACCCTGCTCCGTGACATCGCCCGCATCCGCGGCGAGACCCTCGGCAAGGGCCTGATCATCATCGATTCCTCCAACGAAATCACCGGCGACGGTGACCGCCCCCACCCCTTCCTGCGGCACGTCCGGCGCATCAAGGTCGGCGACCCGGCACGGCAAAGCGAAAAGCTCGGCCGCGCGATCCGCAACGGCGGACCGCAAGAAGTCCTGCTCGACGAGGTGGGATACAACGACGACGTGATCCTGGTCGCACGGGCCGCGAACCTGGGCATCTCCGCCATCTCGACCCTGCACGGCCGCACCTTCCGCGAAACCTTCGACAACGACATGTTCTGGCCCCTGCTGGGCCTCAGCAAAGACCAGACCACGGGCCTCATGCACCGGCGCAAAAGTGCCGCGTTCAGCCTCGCCATCGAGGTGCGCGCGAAGGGCTGTTACGTCGTGCACCCGAACGTGAACGCGGCCGTGGACGCCCTGATCCGGGGCGAAGGCGCCGACGGTATCCGCGTGGGGAACTGGCCAGAACTGCAGGTGGCCGCCCTGGCGTCCTGA
- a CDS encoding lytic transglycosylase domain-containing protein, whose protein sequence is MPGTARDMGVRAPFDPVQNLYGSARYLALMLAQFRTVPLALAAYIAGPGTVRAAGGLPDIAETCTHVTRVLGYYAAFQQAATQPTVRAASTRPAPAPTAPVRSAPASPTPARANAAAAPARAPAATLPRRPQTAPGAPATPRPTRPLTGSTKATASPAKATSSPTAPPTPAPVPAPLTIVPPTVTTPGITTTVLQSGTPSTPATPPSTTVIRAAH, encoded by the coding sequence ATGCCAGGAACGGCACGCGATATGGGCGTTCGCGCGCCCTTCGATCCCGTCCAGAATCTGTACGGCTCCGCCCGGTACCTCGCGTTGATGCTCGCGCAATTCCGCACCGTTCCCCTCGCCCTCGCGGCGTACATCGCCGGACCAGGCACCGTACGCGCCGCCGGCGGCCTGCCGGACATTGCCGAAACATGCACGCACGTGACCAGGGTGCTCGGGTATTACGCGGCCTTCCAGCAGGCCGCCACACAGCCCACCGTGCGCGCTGCCAGCACCCGCCCCGCTCCCGCCCCGACTGCACCCGTCCGCAGCGCCCCAGCATCCCCGACGCCCGCCAGAGCGAACGCGGCCGCTGCCCCCGCAAGAGCACCCGCCGCGACCCTGCCCCGCCGTCCACAGACCGCCCCAGGCGCGCCCGCCACACCCCGGCCCACCAGGCCCCTCACGGGCTCCACCAAGGCCACCGCCAGCCCCGCAAAGGCCACCTCCAGCCCCACCGCACCCCCCACACCAGCGCCAGTTCCAGCTCCCCTGACCATCGTGCCGCCCACCGTCACCACCCCCGGCATCACCACCACCGTCCTGCAATCCGGCACGCCCAGCACCCCTGCCACACCGCCGAGCACCACCGTCATCCGCGCCGCCCACTGA
- a CDS encoding pyridoxamine 5'-phosphate oxidase family protein: MTQLLRSTSAFMPRLLDGAPSLTARLLVHPGSLVLLATHGETGVDCSPRGDPGQAAFVDDPHTLVLPDRPGNNRIDSIRNILHDPQVGLLFLVPGVNEGFRVNGVARLTRDPAVLERYAYLGRPPVTLIVVEVHEAFLHCARALLRSDEYAIGYESPVFA; the protein is encoded by the coding sequence ATGACCCAGTTGCTTCGTTCGACGTCCGCGTTCATGCCCCGACTGCTCGACGGGGCGCCCTCCCTGACTGCCCGGCTGCTGGTGCATCCGGGATCGCTGGTGCTGCTGGCGACCCACGGCGAGACTGGCGTGGACTGCTCGCCGCGCGGCGACCCCGGGCAGGCAGCGTTCGTGGACGACCCGCACACCCTGGTGCTGCCGGATCGCCCCGGTAACAACCGCATCGACAGCATCCGCAACATCCTGCATGACCCGCAGGTCGGCCTGCTGTTCCTGGTACCGGGAGTCAACGAGGGCTTCCGGGTCAATGGGGTCGCGCGGCTCACCCGCGATCCGGCGGTGCTGGAGCGGTACGCCTATCTCGGCCGGCCGCCCGTCACCCTGATCGTCGTGGAGGTGCACGAAGCGTTCTTGCACTGCGCCCGTGCCCTGCTGCGCTCCGACGAATATGCAATTGGATATGAGTCACCAGTCTTCGCCTAG